A single Natranaerobius thermophilus JW/NM-WN-LF DNA region contains:
- a CDS encoding tRNA-dihydrouridine synthase: protein MTALFEPKKVKDFLFKNRIIMPPMVSEKATEQGQVTDKNVEYYLDRAKEGLAGVIVEPAFISENGRCSRHQLSAADDDKVEGLSRLASSIKNTGAVAILQLNHGGAKAYSKDKSELLSPSGVLAPNVTQEVTPRQMTLGEIAQVKADFIKATERAMEAGFDGVEIHGAHGFLLNQFNSPLTNFRQDKYGGSRKNRARLSLEVASDLKEVVGNKLLLYRLGATDGYDKGLTMPDAIWIAKELVRNGVDIIDVSGGHGGYRGHTRSQGYFVPIAVEIKQNLTQPVMVAGGISSPQYANEVIEEEGLDFVGVGRALLSRPDWPYMAKQELINRK from the coding sequence GTGACTGCGCTCTTTGAGCCCAAAAAAGTAAAAGATTTTCTTTTTAAGAATAGAATTATTATGCCGCCAATGGTGAGTGAGAAAGCAACTGAACAAGGACAAGTCACAGATAAAAATGTCGAATATTATTTAGACAGGGCAAAAGAGGGCCTGGCAGGGGTGATAGTGGAACCTGCATTTATTTCTGAAAATGGACGATGTAGTAGACATCAACTGTCAGCTGCTGATGACGATAAGGTTGAAGGTTTAAGTCGCTTGGCATCATCCATAAAAAACACTGGAGCCGTTGCCATACTCCAGCTAAATCATGGCGGAGCAAAGGCGTATTCCAAAGATAAAAGCGAACTTTTATCACCTTCTGGTGTACTAGCCCCTAATGTTACACAGGAAGTAACCCCCCGCCAGATGACTTTAGGGGAGATAGCCCAAGTTAAGGCAGATTTTATCAAAGCTACGGAACGGGCTATGGAGGCTGGTTTTGATGGTGTAGAAATTCATGGAGCCCATGGGTTTTTGTTAAATCAATTTAATTCACCTTTGACGAATTTTCGCCAGGATAAATACGGAGGTTCTCGAAAAAATCGAGCCCGACTCTCTCTGGAAGTAGCCAGTGATCTTAAAGAGGTTGTGGGAAATAAGTTACTCCTGTATCGTTTAGGCGCTACGGATGGATATGATAAAGGGTTGACTATGCCCGATGCCATTTGGATAGCAAAAGAGCTAGTCCGAAATGGTGTAGATATTATAGACGTTTCCGGTGGTCATGGGGGATATCGTGGTCACACAAGGAGTCAAGGCTACTTTGTTCCCATAGCTGTGGAAATTAAACAGAACCTGACTCAACCTGTCATGGTTGCAGGCGGCATCAGCAGCCCACAATATGCCAATGAGGTAATAGAAGAAGAAGGCCTTGATTTTGTAGGAGTGGGAAGAGCCCTGTTATCTAGGCCTGACTGGCCTTATATGGCTAAGCAAGAATTGATTAATCGTAAGTAA
- a CDS encoding cysteine desulfurase family protein: MGSRKIYLDNSATTKVDKEVADVVYKIMTEGYGNPSSLHGLGVTAEDNITKVRSFLMKALKASQGELIFTSGGTEANNLAIRGVAYRENRQGNHLITTEVEHPSVLEVFNSLEDQGYQVTYLPVDHKGIIDLYQLQQAVNDDTILVSIQAVNNETGTIQPVKEAAKLVKDVSHKPVFHCDAVQAVGKIELAPEDWGIDLLTVSAHKFHGPKGVGSLYISPRTRLKPLFYGGGQEQDLRPGTENVPGITGMGKALEKMLKNREQFKELYSLKKHLYDKITLKLGNEVMLIGPEIQEGVPYIMSLAFSGVKAEVMIHALEKRGVYVSAGSACTSNKEGESHVLKAMKIPDDFREGTIRLSFSYHHTMDEIDYAADQVIGVYQELKQYGRR; the protein is encoded by the coding sequence ATGGGGTCAAGAAAAATTTATCTGGATAATAGTGCTACAACCAAAGTTGATAAAGAAGTGGCTGATGTTGTTTATAAAATAATGACAGAAGGGTATGGTAATCCTAGTTCTTTGCATGGTTTAGGTGTTACCGCTGAAGATAATATTACGAAAGTACGCTCTTTTTTAATGAAAGCTCTGAAAGCCTCACAGGGTGAGCTAATATTTACTTCTGGAGGTACCGAAGCTAACAATCTGGCTATTAGAGGTGTGGCTTATCGAGAAAACAGGCAAGGTAATCATCTGATAACTACAGAAGTGGAACATCCCTCGGTTTTAGAAGTTTTTAACAGTTTAGAAGATCAGGGATATCAAGTCACTTATCTGCCAGTTGATCATAAAGGTATAATTGACCTTTACCAATTGCAACAAGCTGTTAATGACGATACTATTTTAGTCAGTATTCAGGCCGTCAATAACGAAACGGGGACGATTCAACCGGTCAAAGAAGCAGCGAAACTGGTTAAGGACGTTTCGCATAAACCTGTATTTCATTGTGATGCCGTACAGGCAGTTGGTAAAATTGAGCTTGCTCCCGAGGACTGGGGAATTGATCTGTTGACTGTAAGTGCCCATAAATTTCATGGCCCCAAGGGTGTGGGTAGTCTGTATATTTCTCCTAGAACCAGATTAAAACCTTTGTTCTATGGTGGTGGTCAGGAACAGGACTTGCGACCAGGAACAGAAAATGTCCCTGGAATAACAGGTATGGGAAAAGCTCTGGAAAAAATGCTAAAGAACAGGGAACAATTTAAAGAACTCTATTCTTTGAAAAAACACTTATATGATAAAATCACCTTAAAACTAGGAAATGAAGTCATGCTGATAGGTCCTGAAATTCAGGAAGGTGTTCCCTATATCATGTCTCTGGCATTTTCTGGAGTCAAAGCGGAAGTTATGATTCACGCCCTGGAAAAAAGAGGTGTGTATGTATCCGCTGGGTCTGCCTGTACTTCTAATAAAGAAGGTGAAAGTCATGTGTTAAAAGCTATGAAAATTCCAGATGATTTTAGAGAAGGTACCATTAGATTGAGCTTTTCATATCATCATACCATGGATGAAATAGATTATGCGGCAGATCAGGTGATAGGAGTTTATCAAGAGTTAAAGCAATATGGCCGGAGGTGA
- the buk gene encoding butyrate kinase, translated as MKILVINPGSTSTKIALYEKEQSKLEKTVRHDSEELEKFSELADQFEYRLGHVKEAVQEGGWELHELDAVVARGGLLKPVPGGTFEINEKMVDDLKKARYGEHASNLGAIMADSLRDELNIPAYIVDPVAVDEFEEVARLSGLKDLERISQSHALNMKAVAREVAENMGKSYFDVNLIVCHLGSGISVAPHKNGKMIDVNNANNEGPFATERAGTLPAYNLVRLCYSGRYSEEEMVKKVIKEGGIYSYMGTKDVSKVEEQAKSGDERAKLVIDAMIYQISKEIGAMATVLEGQVDAIVITGGMANSKYIIGKIQKRVDFIAPVKIVPGERELEALALGAYRVLSGKEQPNIY; from the coding sequence TTGAAAATACTAGTAATCAATCCGGGATCAACTTCTACGAAGATTGCCCTTTATGAAAAGGAGCAATCCAAACTGGAAAAGACTGTTCGTCATGATAGTGAGGAGCTAGAAAAATTTTCAGAATTGGCAGATCAGTTCGAATACCGTTTAGGTCATGTGAAAGAAGCCGTCCAAGAAGGAGGTTGGGAGCTTCATGAGCTAGATGCAGTAGTTGCCAGGGGAGGACTGTTAAAACCAGTCCCTGGAGGCACTTTTGAAATTAATGAAAAAATGGTTGACGATCTTAAAAAAGCCCGTTACGGTGAACATGCTTCCAATTTGGGTGCCATTATGGCTGACAGTTTAAGGGATGAACTCAATATACCTGCCTATATAGTAGATCCGGTAGCTGTGGATGAATTTGAAGAAGTAGCCCGCCTTTCGGGTTTGAAGGACCTGGAAAGGATAAGCCAATCCCATGCTCTTAATATGAAAGCTGTAGCTCGTGAAGTTGCAGAAAACATGGGTAAATCTTATTTTGATGTCAATTTGATTGTCTGTCACTTGGGCAGTGGTATTTCAGTAGCTCCTCATAAAAATGGAAAAATGATTGATGTAAACAATGCCAATAATGAAGGCCCCTTCGCTACAGAAAGAGCTGGTACTCTTCCTGCCTATAATTTAGTAAGACTCTGTTACTCAGGGCGCTACAGTGAAGAGGAAATGGTTAAAAAAGTGATCAAAGAAGGCGGAATTTACTCTTATATGGGGACAAAGGATGTCTCTAAAGTGGAAGAACAGGCAAAAAGTGGTGACGAGCGAGCCAAGCTGGTAATAGATGCCATGATTTATCAGATAAGTAAGGAAATCGGGGCTATGGCAACTGTTCTGGAAGGTCAGGTGGATGCTATAGTTATTACTGGTGGTATGGCAAACTCCAAGTACATTATTGGCAAAATTCAGAAAAGAGTGGACTTTATAGCTCCTGTGAAAATTGTTCCCGGTGAACGGGAATTAGAGGCTTTGGCCCTGGGGGCTTATCGAGTCCTGTCAGGAAAAGAACAGCCAAATATTTACTAA
- a CDS encoding ParM/StbA family protein, translated as MVWGSIPDKDRKRRRFSDGISEEDEVISEEEEHHLGGDDAFDRSVKNVGIDLGYGYVKFIDGKEPKMFPSVVGYGNSQKYKSALQLDLNPLDDLQIKIGDEHFFIGDLAIRQSEVASRSLGKDRSQDKNARVLMLTALSLLSSWDKQGFNLVTGLPTNFYAAFAEEWESTLNGEFKTKMKIGGKTQERSFQIEEVTTLPQPFGTLYDQVLNSVGKVVDRDLTDSKIGIVDIGFKTTDLAVSDGMEFINPLSFSTTTGLSNVNRLVNEKLRHEFKIDREEHQLDDCINSQKIMVAGKSEDISSWVREALQTVSDKISVEIESKWDYRDFDTLLLTGGGGEMLYPYLKDKFPNLVLVEDPQTANVRGYQKLANNLFNA; from the coding sequence GTGGTCTGGGGTTCAATTCCTGATAAAGATCGCAAAAGGCGAAGATTTTCTGATGGTATATCTGAAGAAGATGAGGTAATATCAGAAGAGGAGGAGCATCATCTAGGTGGTGATGATGCTTTTGATCGTTCAGTTAAAAATGTCGGGATAGATCTTGGTTACGGATATGTTAAATTTATCGATGGAAAAGAACCAAAAATGTTTCCCAGTGTGGTGGGTTACGGAAATTCACAAAAATATAAAAGTGCCCTTCAACTTGATTTAAATCCTTTAGATGATCTGCAAATTAAGATTGGTGACGAGCATTTTTTTATAGGTGATTTGGCTATCAGACAGAGTGAAGTGGCATCCCGAAGTTTAGGTAAAGATAGATCCCAGGATAAAAACGCCCGGGTGCTTATGTTAACTGCTCTCAGTTTATTGAGTAGTTGGGATAAGCAAGGATTTAACCTGGTTACTGGACTTCCTACCAACTTTTATGCTGCCTTTGCAGAGGAATGGGAATCAACTCTGAATGGTGAATTTAAAACCAAAATGAAAATAGGTGGAAAGACTCAGGAGCGATCATTTCAGATTGAAGAAGTCACTACCCTGCCACAACCTTTTGGAACTTTGTATGATCAGGTGTTGAACAGTGTGGGTAAGGTAGTTGATCGAGACTTGACTGATAGTAAAATTGGCATCGTAGATATCGGGTTTAAAACTACTGACCTGGCTGTTAGTGACGGTATGGAGTTTATTAATCCCCTGAGCTTTTCTACTACTACAGGTCTGAGCAATGTAAATCGGCTTGTGAACGAAAAACTCCGCCATGAATTTAAAATTGACCGGGAAGAGCATCAATTAGATGACTGTATTAACAGTCAAAAAATCATGGTGGCCGGTAAGTCGGAAGATATCTCATCATGGGTTAGAGAAGCCCTGCAAACTGTATCGGATAAAATAAGTGTAGAAATAGAATCAAAATGGGATTATAGGGATTTTGACACATTACTGTTAACTGGCGGTGGTGGAGAAATGCTGTATCCTTATCTAAAGGATAAGTTTCCCAACCTGGTTTTGGTTGAAGATCCTCAAACTGCCAATGTCAGAGGTTATCAAAAATTAGCTAATAATTTATTTAATGCTTAA
- a CDS encoding DUF3048 domain-containing protein produces MARNYKRKKKKLKLKKLPLAITSLILVLLVTGGLYAILSDDEAAEPSIPEKEEEKEKEEPDPELELVEVPRCEYCGGEMEDEEKELSRPVTVTYGNTANERPQSGINSACIMYEAPAEGSLTRLQAVFKHQHSEKIGPIRSARYYLVTLALEHDALYAHIQGYQPVMNKIRDKNVATLNEYGDASYFWRSEDRRAPFNAYTNIENLLEAAESRGYRPEGQRDNFITYNEEFSKEFINHAIAVTEKDDEKDHTDIKTSFIATEAGQAEVESAEEITINYGRGNLVEYQYNEEDRNYQRYINEDPHVDQADEEQITAQDLIIQYVDSRVIDDQGRRRLGMIGEGEAKYLADGKVVPLTWEKDDHDEPTEFYHAETEEPLELRPGLTWINIVPYGTEISY; encoded by the coding sequence ATGGCACGAAATTACAAAAGGAAAAAGAAAAAACTCAAACTCAAAAAGCTCCCCCTGGCGATTACGTCGCTGATTTTAGTCCTGCTGGTTACCGGCGGTTTATATGCCATATTAAGTGACGATGAGGCTGCAGAACCATCTATTCCGGAAAAAGAAGAAGAAAAGGAAAAGGAAGAGCCTGACCCTGAGTTGGAACTTGTAGAAGTTCCTCGTTGTGAATACTGTGGAGGAGAAATGGAAGACGAAGAAAAGGAGCTGTCACGACCGGTGACAGTAACCTATGGAAACACTGCCAATGAGCGACCCCAGTCCGGGATAAATTCTGCTTGTATAATGTATGAAGCTCCGGCAGAAGGTAGTCTAACTAGGCTTCAGGCTGTATTCAAACATCAGCACTCGGAAAAAATAGGCCCGATTCGCTCGGCTAGGTACTATCTCGTCACTTTGGCTCTAGAACATGATGCTTTGTACGCCCATATCCAGGGCTATCAGCCGGTGATGAACAAAATCAGGGACAAAAATGTTGCTACTCTAAATGAATATGGTGATGCGAGTTATTTTTGGCGCTCAGAGGATCGCCGGGCTCCTTTTAATGCTTATACAAATATAGAAAATTTATTGGAAGCGGCCGAATCTAGAGGATACCGCCCTGAGGGCCAGCGGGACAATTTTATTACATACAACGAAGAGTTTTCCAAAGAATTTATAAATCATGCTATAGCAGTTACAGAAAAGGATGACGAAAAGGACCATACCGATATAAAAACCAGTTTTATAGCTACTGAAGCGGGTCAAGCAGAGGTGGAATCTGCAGAAGAAATAACAATCAATTACGGTAGGGGTAATCTTGTGGAATATCAGTATAACGAAGAAGATCGAAATTATCAGCGGTATATCAATGAAGACCCCCATGTTGACCAGGCAGATGAAGAGCAAATTACTGCTCAGGATCTGATAATCCAATATGTGGATTCTAGAGTAATAGACGATCAAGGAAGACGCAGGCTAGGAATGATAGGAGAAGGAGAGGCCAAATATCTAGCAGATGGTAAAGTTGTGCCCTTGACTTGGGAAAAGGATGACCACGACGAACCCACCGAATTTTATCACGCGGAAACGGAAGAACCTCTGGAATTACGTCCTGGTTTAACCTGGATAAATATTGTACCCTACGGGACAGAAATTAGTTATTAG
- a CDS encoding LysR family transcriptional regulator, whose translation MNLDYFDSFFVVVEEGSITKAANKLHISQPALSAQINCLEKYFQVSLVERSSKGVKLTPAGETLYEEGKRFTSLFKSMSNKIREHAGEGTKKLYIGASSTIGNHALPCSIFNFKKRYPQYDIKMKITNSEEVANLVMEDKVGMGIIEGPVDKELREEFKISGIQTKRLLYDRLNVLAPYGPPWAKRDFITIEELFNQDLILREKSSGIRKTIEQTLTNQGLDPSRLNMNMELNNSCAIINAVKTGKGLSILPKNAFKQDLVYEALSSLVVEGVEFYHPYTLLYHPSRLKDFLHREFFELLINEEYCFC comes from the coding sequence ATGAATCTAGATTATTTTGATTCCTTTTTTGTCGTAGTGGAAGAAGGCAGTATTACTAAAGCTGCTAACAAGCTACACATTAGTCAACCTGCCCTAAGTGCACAAATTAATTGTCTAGAAAAGTATTTTCAGGTTTCCCTGGTAGAAAGATCTTCTAAAGGGGTTAAATTGACACCTGCCGGGGAAACCCTCTATGAAGAAGGTAAAAGATTTACCAGTTTATTTAAGAGTATGAGTAATAAAATTAGGGAGCACGCCGGTGAAGGCACTAAAAAATTATATATTGGTGCTTCTTCCACTATAGGTAATCATGCTCTGCCCTGTAGTATATTTAACTTTAAAAAACGTTATCCTCAATATGACATCAAAATGAAGATAACTAATAGTGAAGAAGTAGCCAATTTGGTGATGGAAGATAAAGTTGGAATGGGAATAATTGAAGGTCCTGTAGACAAAGAACTACGGGAAGAATTCAAAATAAGTGGGATTCAAACTAAGCGGTTGTTGTACGATAGATTGAATGTACTAGCCCCCTATGGACCCCCCTGGGCCAAGCGGGATTTTATTACAATAGAAGAACTTTTTAATCAAGATTTAATTTTGAGAGAAAAAAGTTCCGGGATTAGAAAAACTATTGAACAAACACTAACTAATCAAGGTTTAGACCCATCTAGACTAAATATGAATATGGAGTTGAACAACTCTTGTGCTATTATCAATGCAGTTAAAACTGGAAAAGGCCTGTCCATCCTACCTAAAAATGCTTTTAAACAGGATTTGGTTTATGAAGCGTTATCTTCCCTTGTAGTAGAAGGGGTTGAGTTTTATCATCCTTACACACTTCTATATCATCCTTCCAGATTGAAAGATTTTCTTCACAGAGAATTTTTTGAACTACTGATTAATGAAGAATATTGCTTTTGTTAA
- a CDS encoding metal-dependent hydrolase, with protein sequence MDPVTHLVVNTGIYTAVSDKGLSLDNPELLVASVGALIPDGDAIFQIFGHIPYLKNHRGVSHSILGGLFLSALTAMIFSFIFAHSFFILWAYGMLGVSTHLFLDWCNSYGVKLFWPLSSKMYSGNLLVVIEPILVALSLIMIFSFSYSYAIDFSGYTGHAAYPGYVIYSNLGWIALGLMAVYLFARYISRVNFTRYLKANFSAGDLQRLVVLPASTSLFHWDFIAETSHSVYIGQAPIFRRVFWIKEKLSKKIEKEMDKLFVNKALNSKIGKLFREFTPYYLVKHKRTPDDKHLVIFIDLRYHMGKRFLHQASVRFKKQGSMEEALFHPYHPERKIPVD encoded by the coding sequence GTGGATCCAGTAACTCATTTAGTAGTTAACACAGGCATATATACTGCTGTATCTGATAAAGGGCTTTCATTAGATAATCCCGAACTACTGGTAGCCTCAGTAGGCGCCTTAATTCCCGATGGAGATGCAATTTTTCAAATTTTTGGCCATATTCCTTATCTAAAAAATCACAGGGGAGTAAGCCATTCAATCCTAGGAGGATTATTTTTATCCGCCCTGACGGCTATGATTTTTAGTTTTATCTTTGCTCATAGTTTCTTTATTCTTTGGGCATATGGAATGCTGGGAGTTTCCACCCATTTATTTTTGGACTGGTGTAATTCTTACGGAGTCAAGTTGTTTTGGCCCTTGTCATCAAAAATGTATTCCGGTAATCTTCTGGTTGTAATTGAACCTATACTTGTTGCCCTATCTTTAATAATGATATTTTCATTTTCTTACAGTTATGCCATTGATTTCTCGGGTTACACGGGCCACGCTGCGTACCCCGGATATGTAATATATTCCAATCTTGGTTGGATAGCCCTAGGCCTTATGGCAGTATACCTGTTTGCCAGGTATATTTCCAGAGTAAATTTCACTCGTTATCTCAAGGCTAATTTTTCAGCAGGGGACTTGCAGCGCCTAGTAGTATTACCGGCGTCTACCAGTTTATTTCACTGGGATTTTATTGCCGAAACAAGTCACAGTGTCTATATCGGACAAGCCCCAATATTTAGACGAGTTTTTTGGATAAAAGAGAAACTTTCTAAAAAAATCGAAAAAGAAATGGACAAACTATTTGTTAATAAGGCATTAAACAGTAAAATCGGAAAATTATTTCGCGAATTTACACCTTATTATCTGGTCAAGCACAAGCGTACTCCTGATGACAAACATTTGGTGATATTTATAGATTTGCGCTATCACATGGGTAAACGCTTCCTTCATCAGGCAAGTGTCCGGTTTAAAAAGCAGGGTTCTATGGAAGAAGCTTTATTCCACCCTTATCATCCGGAACGAAAAATTCCAGTTGATTAA
- a CDS encoding Leu/Phe/Val dehydrogenase: MSVKIFEEMEKHGHEQVIFNYDKTTGLKAIIAVHDTTLGPALGGCRMLPYETEEEALDDVLRLSKGMTYKCSISEVDYGGGKTVIIGDPEKDKSEGMFRALGRFVGTMKGRYYTGTDVGTVPDDFVHSYRESDYFVGLPEEFGGSGNSAINTAFGTLMGIKACVKEHFGQVNLEGKKIAIQGLGKVGQNLVDFLMEEGAHIIATDISKDNINQVKERHSSVEMVEPDAIYEVDCDIFSPNALGAVINDFTVEKLKCSIIAGAANNQLKEEKHGRMLFDKGILYAPDYIVNAGGLIQVSDEIGGHNKDRIRKKTERIYDILLQVFKISREENITPQEASDKLVEERIATVKGLQSNYMG, translated from the coding sequence ATGAGTGTGAAAATTTTTGAAGAGATGGAGAAGCACGGTCATGAGCAGGTAATCTTTAATTACGACAAGACTACCGGGTTAAAAGCCATCATTGCAGTACATGATACTACTCTAGGTCCCGCTTTAGGTGGTTGCAGAATGCTTCCATACGAAACCGAGGAAGAAGCTCTAGACGATGTGTTACGCCTTTCCAAAGGGATGACTTATAAGTGCAGTATTTCCGAAGTAGATTACGGTGGTGGTAAAACTGTTATAATCGGCGACCCTGAAAAGGACAAGTCTGAAGGTATGTTTAGGGCCTTGGGGCGATTTGTTGGAACTATGAAAGGCCGCTACTATACCGGTACCGATGTTGGAACAGTACCCGATGATTTTGTGCACTCATATCGCGAATCGGATTATTTTGTGGGTTTACCTGAAGAGTTCGGAGGCAGTGGCAACTCAGCTATAAATACAGCTTTTGGAACTTTGATGGGCATTAAAGCCTGTGTTAAAGAACATTTTGGCCAGGTTAATCTAGAAGGAAAGAAAATTGCCATTCAGGGCTTGGGTAAGGTTGGTCAAAATTTGGTTGATTTCCTAATGGAAGAAGGAGCTCATATAATTGCCACTGACATCAGCAAAGATAATATTAATCAAGTCAAAGAGCGACATTCAAGTGTCGAAATGGTAGAACCTGATGCGATATACGAAGTTGACTGTGATATATTTAGCCCTAATGCTCTGGGAGCTGTCATCAATGATTTTACTGTGGAAAAATTAAAATGTTCAATTATAGCAGGGGCAGCCAATAACCAGTTAAAAGAAGAAAAACATGGCCGCATGTTGTTTGATAAAGGTATTCTTTATGCTCCAGATTATATTGTTAATGCTGGTGGGCTAATACAGGTTTCGGATGAGATTGGTGGTCATAATAAAGACAGGATCAGAAAAAAGACAGAACGTATTTATGATATTTTATTGCAGGTATTCAAAATCTCCCGGGAAGAAAACATCACTCCACAAGAAGCTTCCGATAAACTGGTTGAGGAGCGAATAGCAACAGTTAAAGGATTGCAATCTAATTACATGGGTTAA
- the thiI gene encoding tRNA uracil 4-sulfurtransferase ThiI has translation MYNYLLIRYGEIGLKGKNRSYFEKSLVKNMQSALKDLEIGKIKSTQGRMYIPLSGSSDELTRVLDRVTRVFGIETVSPAVKVESDLEVIKKTALQVFKNHMDSISPQNQVSFKVDCRRADKLFSKNSMEMNQILGAHILDHVPGLKVDVKQPQILLQVEIREDGTYIFTEKIPGHGGLPIGTTGKGVLMLSGGIDSPVAGWLAMKRGIQVVGLHFHSYPFTSQRALKKVEDISQVLSRYGTGPTGGFKLITNHFTDIQKAIQNYCSESMWVTVMRRFMFYIANRMAQKEQAMTVVTGENVGQVASQTLESMHAVSQDVVNLPILRPLAGLDKKEIMSKAETIGTYDISIRPYEDCCTLFLPKNPKTRPSLEQTKREISKLNFEELVEESLEKTEIKYFEPYQDITEEELTFDV, from the coding sequence ATGTACAACTATTTACTGATTCGTTACGGTGAAATAGGCTTAAAGGGTAAAAACAGATCGTATTTTGAAAAGAGCTTGGTAAAAAATATGCAGTCAGCCTTAAAAGATTTAGAGATAGGTAAGATTAAATCTACCCAGGGACGCATGTATATACCTCTAAGTGGTAGTAGTGATGAATTGACTAGAGTTTTAGACAGGGTGACCAGGGTCTTTGGAATCGAAACCGTCAGCCCTGCCGTAAAAGTGGAGTCCGATTTGGAAGTCATCAAAAAGACGGCTTTACAAGTCTTTAAAAATCACATGGATAGTATAAGCCCACAAAATCAGGTTTCTTTTAAAGTGGATTGTCGCCGAGCTGATAAATTATTTTCCAAAAATTCCATGGAAATGAATCAGATTTTGGGTGCACACATACTGGACCATGTTCCAGGTCTGAAGGTAGATGTAAAGCAACCACAGATTCTTCTTCAGGTAGAAATTAGAGAAGATGGGACCTATATTTTTACGGAAAAAATTCCAGGACATGGTGGTCTACCTATTGGTACTACTGGTAAAGGAGTGTTAATGTTATCTGGAGGTATAGACAGTCCTGTTGCAGGATGGCTTGCCATGAAAAGAGGGATTCAAGTAGTTGGTCTTCATTTTCACAGTTACCCCTTTACCAGTCAGCGGGCTTTAAAAAAAGTTGAAGATATCTCCCAAGTTCTTTCACGTTACGGTACAGGTCCAACAGGTGGCTTTAAGTTGATTACCAATCACTTCACCGATATCCAAAAAGCCATTCAGAATTACTGCAGTGAAAGCATGTGGGTTACAGTAATGCGCAGATTCATGTTTTATATAGCTAATCGAATGGCTCAGAAAGAACAAGCAATGACAGTGGTCACGGGTGAAAATGTTGGGCAGGTAGCTAGCCAAACCCTTGAAAGTATGCATGCAGTCAGTCAAGATGTTGTAAACCTTCCCATTTTGCGTCCCCTGGCTGGATTGGATAAAAAAGAGATCATGAGCAAGGCTGAAACTATTGGCACCTACGATATATCTATCCGTCCTTATGAGGACTGCTGTACATTGTTTTTACCTAAAAATCCTAAAACTCGTCCTAGTCTGGAACAAACTAAGAGGGAAATAAGCAAACTGAACTTTGAGGAACTGGTGGAAGAATCCCTGGAGAAAACTGAAATTAAGTATTTTGAACCTTATCAGGACATTACAGAGGAAGAATTGACCTTTGATGTTTAA
- a CDS encoding bifunctional enoyl-CoA hydratase/phosphate acetyltransferase — protein MYKDFSELLASARKMNPVKLSVAAAEDEHVLEAVKQAIKDNLNLEFSLVGDGEKIEKLRQKMGMDQLQAISVIDAKNPRHAAELAVKEVSQGDANYLMKGLVSTKDFLKEVLHQEYGLRTGRTLSHIGAFEIETYPRVFFMTDGGINPNPALEDKEVIIKNSVEFVRALGIKEPKVAVLAAVETVNPKMEATIDGANLAKMQERSQIKGAWIDGPLALDNAIDENAAKHKGITSPVAGKADILLVPDIESGNLLGKSITFLGGGTMAGMVVGAQVPIVLTSRADSVRSKMTSMALGALASQGNA, from the coding sequence ATGTACAAGGATTTTTCAGAATTGCTGGCTAGTGCCAGAAAAATGAATCCTGTTAAATTGAGTGTGGCTGCAGCCGAAGATGAACATGTTTTAGAAGCGGTTAAACAAGCCATTAAGGATAATTTAAATTTAGAGTTTTCCCTGGTGGGTGATGGAGAAAAGATTGAAAAATTACGCCAAAAGATGGGGATGGATCAGCTTCAGGCTATTTCAGTTATAGATGCCAAAAATCCAAGACATGCAGCGGAGTTAGCTGTAAAAGAGGTGTCTCAAGGAGATGCCAACTACTTAATGAAAGGTTTAGTATCAACAAAAGACTTCTTAAAGGAGGTTCTGCACCAAGAATATGGTCTGAGAACCGGTAGAACTTTAAGTCATATAGGTGCTTTTGAAATTGAAACTTATCCCCGGGTCTTTTTCATGACTGATGGTGGTATTAACCCCAACCCCGCCTTAGAGGATAAAGAAGTGATTATTAAGAATTCTGTGGAATTTGTCAGAGCATTGGGGATAAAAGAACCTAAAGTTGCAGTCCTGGCAGCTGTTGAAACAGTAAATCCGAAAATGGAAGCTACCATTGATGGTGCCAATCTTGCAAAAATGCAGGAAAGAAGCCAGATTAAAGGTGCCTGGATAGATGGTCCTTTGGCACTGGACAATGCCATTGATGAAAATGCAGCCAAACACAAAGGGATTACTAGTCCTGTTGCCGGAAAAGCCGATATTTTACTGGTTCCTGATATAGAGAGTGGTAATTTATTAGGCAAATCTATCACCTTTTTGGGCGGTGGCACCATGGCAGGTATGGTTGTTGGTGCCCAGGTGCCCATTGTTTTGACCTCCAGGGCTGACAGTGTCAGAAGTAAAATGACATCTATGGCACTAGGGGCTCTTGCCAGCCAGGGGAATGCATAA